In the genome of Tannockella kyphosi, one region contains:
- a CDS encoding SpoVA/SpoVAEb family sporulation membrane protein: MNYLLAFVFCGFVCLVAQVIYDHSNLTPGHIICYFVIVGAVLDFFNIYDTLVSIFHAGALLPITSFGHSLMHGAMEATDEFGIFGLALGMFDLTAAGITSAIVFAFLVALFSRPKS; this comes from the coding sequence ATGAATTATCTATTAGCGTTTGTATTTTGTGGTTTTGTTTGTTTGGTAGCACAAGTTATTTATGATCATAGTAATTTAACACCAGGGCATATTATTTGTTATTTTGTTATAGTAGGGGCAGTATTGGATTTTTTTAATATATATGATACACTAGTTTCTATTTTTCATGCAGGAGCATTGTTACCTATTACTAGTTTTGGTCATTCTTTAATGCATGGAGCCATGGAAGCTACGGATGAATTTGGAATCTTTGGATTAGCACTAGGAATGTTTGATTTAACAGCAGCTGGAATTACAAGTGCGATTGTTTTTGCTTTTTTAGTAGCGTTATTTAGTAGGCCTAAAT
- a CDS encoding stage V sporulation protein AD yields the protein MSCRISGNSFLLENVYVEKVATSAGKIEGQGPIGNYFDIVYHDHYLGKDSYELAEIAMLDDACDIVMQKAKIKQDDIDLFIGGDLNNQITAINYFCKRIKRPLYGIYSACATMGQGIQQASLFLENKSMERILVMVSSHNACAERQFRYPNEYGIQKPITTTFTATGAVSVLLTNSPTKVRIGAITMGRVIDMLQTNPNDMGKAMAPSAFDTLKNHLKDLNRSADYYDLIVTGDLSNYGKNIMEVLMDRDGMKAKQYHDCGCLLYETTQVVFQGGSGPTCSALVTFGYLYQKLLQGSYQKILVLPTGALLNPIMTNQKQSIPCICHAFSLEVTQ from the coding sequence ATGTCTTGTCGTATTTCTGGTAATTCTTTTTTGTTAGAAAATGTATATGTGGAAAAAGTAGCAACTAGTGCTGGAAAGATAGAAGGTCAAGGACCAATTGGTAATTATTTTGATATTGTTTATCATGATCATTATTTAGGAAAAGATAGCTATGAATTAGCTGAGATTGCGATGTTAGATGATGCTTGTGATATTGTGATGCAAAAAGCAAAGATAAAGCAAGATGATATTGATTTATTTATTGGTGGAGATTTGAATAATCAAATTACTGCTATCAATTACTTTTGTAAAAGAATAAAAAGACCACTATATGGAATCTATAGTGCTTGTGCAACCATGGGACAAGGTATCCAACAAGCAAGTTTATTCTTAGAAAATAAATCAATGGAACGTATTTTAGTAATGGTTTCAAGTCATAATGCATGTGCTGAAAGACAGTTTCGTTATCCTAATGAATATGGTATTCAAAAGCCTATTACCACAACATTTACAGCAACAGGTGCAGTTAGTGTATTACTTACTAATAGCCCTACAAAGGTCCGTATAGGGGCTATTACAATGGGTAGGGTTATTGATATGTTACAAACAAATCCTAATGATATGGGTAAAGCAATGGCTCCTAGTGCTTTTGATACTTTAAAGAATCATTTAAAGGATTTAAATCGTAGTGCTGATTATTATGATTTAATTGTTACTGGTGATTTATCAAATTATGGAAAAAATATTATGGAAGTTTTAATGGATAGAGATGGAATGAAAGCAAAGCAATATCATGATTGTGGTTGTTTACTTTATGAAACAACACAAGTTGTATTTCAAGGTGGTAGCGGACCAACCTGTAGTGCCTTAGTAACTTTTGGGTATTTATACCAAAAGTTACTACAAGGAAGCTATCAAAAGATATTAGTTTTACCAACAGGAGCATTATTAAACCCAATAATGACAAATCAAAAACAAAGTATTCCTTGTATTTGTCATGCTTTTAGTTTGGAGGTAACACAATGA
- a CDS encoding SpoVA/SpoVAEb family sporulation membrane protein: protein MNKEDYEKIANSLSPKVNKKKNAGIAFLVGGVIGAIGQFFLELYQTIFMISETDATPYMVVTMVFLACVLTGLGVYDKLGAIAGAGSFIPITGFANSMTASAMEGRSEGIVLGIGAGVFKLGGTVITFGIVSSFVLGGIRYVLSYFW from the coding sequence ATGAATAAAGAAGATTATGAAAAAATCGCAAATAGTTTAAGTCCAAAAGTGAATAAAAAGAAAAATGCTGGAATTGCTTTTTTAGTAGGAGGTGTAATAGGAGCTATTGGACAATTCTTTCTAGAATTGTACCAAACTATCTTTATGATTAGTGAAACAGATGCAACACCCTATATGGTAGTGACCATGGTATTTTTAGCTTGTGTATTAACAGGATTAGGAGTATATGACAAGTTGGGTGCTATTGCAGGAGCAGGTTCATTTATTCCTATTACTGGCTTTGCTAATAGCATGACTGCTAGTGCAATGGAAGGAAGAAGTGAAGGAATAGTTCTAGGTATTGGTGCAGGTGTGTTTAAACTAGGAGGAACTGTTATTACCTTTGGTATTGTTAGTTCTTTTGTGTTAGGAGGAATTCGTTATGTCTTGTCGTATTTCTGGTAA
- a CDS encoding folate family ECF transporter S component → MIQIILGIILLLIGVIVLKKYPLKKDVKMLSRCGLFVIIVIIMNRLSIMIPLFGLESFQIGFETLSIMLVGAIIPPGYAYLCALVIDFGGLLVVPSGFPFLGFTLNSVIQILIPSIWMHHQKEKSFMIPIGILKTILVALVIVTSTYFLSIGTIEVSGVEFTMFMKYKIIIIIILVIFIIFIFYALHKKEHQLSQEEIHAFSSWLTVVLLVELIVTMTLTPLWLDIMYGIPFFLSVFIRVLKACFMIPIDIFVGYKLYKILHKL, encoded by the coding sequence ATGATTCAAATAATTTTGGGAATTATTTTATTATTAATAGGGGTTATAGTATTAAAGAAATATCCTTTAAAAAAGGATGTTAAGATGTTAAGTCGTTGTGGCTTATTTGTTATTATTGTTATTATTATGAATCGATTATCTATTATGATACCATTGTTTGGTTTAGAAAGCTTTCAAATAGGTTTTGAGACATTATCAATTATGTTAGTAGGAGCCATTATTCCTCCAGGATATGCTTATTTATGTGCATTGGTTATTGATTTTGGAGGATTATTAGTTGTTCCTAGTGGATTTCCTTTTTTAGGATTCACCTTAAACTCTGTTATCCAAATATTAATACCATCTATTTGGATGCATCACCAAAAAGAAAAAAGCTTTATGATACCGATTGGTATTTTAAAAACAATTTTAGTAGCATTAGTAATAGTAACATCTACTTATTTCTTATCAATTGGTACAATTGAAGTATCTGGAGTAGAATTTACGATGTTCATGAAATATAAAATAATCATTATTATCATATTAGTAATTTTTATAATCTTTATTTTCTATGCTTTACATAAAAAAGAACATCAATTATCACAAGAAGAAATACATGCTTTTAGTTCATGGTTAACAGTTGTATTGTTAGTAGAATTAATTGTTACAATGACTTTAACACCTTTATGGTTAGATATCATGTATGGAATACCTTTTTTCCTTTCTGTATTTATACGTGTATTAAAAGCTTGTTTTATGATTCCAATAGATATATTTGTTGGTTATAAATTATATAAAATCTTACATAAACTGTAA
- a CDS encoding bifunctional folylpolyglutamate synthase/dihydrofolate synthase, with translation MFSNYDEFLHFMSLQKDRVYSLDNLQAYILQCHPNYLDLPVIHVAGTNGKGSTVHYLKTVYCKSGYRVATFVSPALHLRNDIIKINDQAIPIEKMVAIANTYIDQYLEYQLSVFEIEVCIAFEYFLEQGIDLAIIEVGLGGRLDATNFVKPLVSIITNISIDHVDFLGNTLSSIAKEKAGIIKKNTPCIIGETKQECIKVIRDCCKQQDAFLLHVQELKNVTQNSYQYRDYNIQLSALGTYQKLNSSLALEVIYYLQTKYPCKKEDVEKAIYEANWPGRFEQVMDKPIIIIDGAHNDAGIKMFIESAQYYGKGTILFSAFKDKDITSMLEQLRSFSDDIILTTFDHPRAASLEDYPSSCPKEACWKQAIEDLIKTKDRIYITGSLAFISLVRAYILERGGVYTK, from the coding sequence ATGTTTTCTAATTATGATGAATTCTTACATTTCATGAGTTTGCAAAAAGATCGTGTTTATAGTTTAGATAATTTACAAGCTTATATCCTTCAGTGTCATCCCAATTATTTAGACTTACCAGTTATTCATGTTGCAGGTACAAATGGAAAAGGGTCCACTGTTCATTATTTAAAGACGGTATATTGTAAATCGGGTTATCGGGTAGCTACTTTTGTTAGTCCGGCACTACATTTACGTAATGATATTATTAAAATAAATGATCAAGCTATTCCAATAGAAAAAATGGTAGCTATTGCAAATACTTATATAGATCAATATTTAGAATATCAATTATCTGTTTTTGAAATAGAAGTATGTATTGCTTTTGAGTATTTCTTGGAACAAGGAATTGATTTAGCCATTATTGAAGTAGGGCTTGGAGGTCGTTTAGATGCTACTAACTTTGTAAAGCCACTAGTTAGTATTATTACTAATATTTCTATTGATCATGTTGATTTCTTAGGTAATACATTATCATCGATTGCAAAAGAAAAAGCAGGTATTATTAAAAAAAATACGCCTTGTATCATAGGTGAAACAAAACAAGAATGTATCAAAGTTATTAGAGATTGTTGTAAACAACAAGATGCTTTCTTATTACATGTTCAAGAATTAAAAAATGTCACTCAAAATAGTTATCAGTATCGTGATTATAATATTCAATTAAGTGCCTTAGGCACTTATCAAAAATTAAATAGTTCCTTAGCTTTGGAAGTTATTTATTATTTACAAACAAAATATCCTTGTAAAAAAGAAGATGTTGAAAAAGCTATTTATGAGGCTAATTGGCCTGGTAGATTTGAGCAAGTAATGGATAAACCAATTATTATTATAGATGGTGCTCATAATGATGCTGGTATCAAGATGTTTATTGAAAGTGCTCAATACTATGGAAAAGGAACTATCTTGTTTAGTGCTTTTAAAGATAAAGATATTACAAGTATGTTAGAACAGTTAAGAAGCTTTAGTGATGATATTATATTAACTACATTTGATCATCCTAGAGCCGCTAGTTTAGAGGACTATCCTAGTTCTTGTCCTAAAGAAGCTTGTTGGAAACAAGCAATAGAAGATTTAATTAAAACAAAGGATCGTATTTATATTACCGGATCCTTAGCATTTATTTCATTAGTTCGTGCTTATATATTAGAAAGAGGAGGAGTCTACACTAAATAA
- a CDS encoding cyclic-di-AMP receptor, with translation MKLIVAIINSDDSSFVQSALIDAGYFSTKLSTTGGFLKKGNTTFLIGVEALKVEHVLSIIEENAKKRVEKEPTVPPTEMGEFFTPVMIDVTVGGATVFVLDIDQFQKY, from the coding sequence ATGAAATTAATCGTTGCTATTATCAATTCTGACGATAGTTCTTTTGTTCAAAGCGCACTAATAGATGCTGGATACTTTTCAACAAAGCTATCTACAACAGGTGGGTTTTTAAAGAAAGGGAATACTACTTTTCTTATTGGAGTAGAAGCACTAAAAGTAGAACACGTACTATCTATTATTGAAGAAAATGCGAAAAAACGCGTTGAAAAAGAACCAACAGTACCACCTACTGAAATGGGTGAATTCTTCACACCAGTTATGATCGATGTAACTGTTGGTGGAGCAACCGTATTTGTATTAGATATTGATCAGTTTCAAAAATATTAA
- a CDS encoding potassium channel family protein — MAKKQYAVLGLGIFGSTVATTLAEQGCEVLAVDRDISCVERVASEVTKAVVADVTKIEELSALGIEDFDVAIIAIGTHLEEAVLATMHCKELGVPYVITKAKNKAFMKILERVGADRVIRPEKEIGMKLAKSLLRKNLVDVVELDDDNSIVEIYAPTIWTGKTVKELNVRTKYEMNILGVRDKETEQLSLGVAPDYKVKPRDRFLVLARTEKLEDFDTL, encoded by the coding sequence ATGGCAAAGAAACAATATGCAGTTTTAGGACTAGGGATTTTTGGTTCAACCGTAGCAACAACATTGGCTGAACAAGGTTGTGAGGTATTAGCTGTAGATCGTGATATTAGTTGTGTTGAAAGAGTAGCGAGTGAAGTAACTAAAGCAGTAGTAGCAGATGTTACAAAAATAGAAGAGTTGTCAGCTTTAGGGATTGAAGACTTTGATGTTGCGATTATAGCAATAGGAACACACTTAGAAGAAGCTGTTTTAGCAACAATGCATTGTAAAGAATTAGGAGTTCCTTATGTTATAACAAAAGCAAAAAACAAAGCATTTATGAAAATCTTAGAAAGAGTAGGTGCTGATCGTGTTATTCGTCCTGAAAAAGAAATAGGAATGAAATTAGCGAAGAGCTTACTTCGTAAAAATCTAGTAGATGTTGTTGAATTAGATGATGATAATTCAATAGTAGAAATATACGCACCAACTATTTGGACTGGTAAAACAGTAAAAGAATTAAATGTTCGTACTAAATATGAAATGAATATTTTAGGAGTAAGAGATAAAGAAACAGAACAGTTATCATTAGGTGTAGCACCTGATTATAAGGTAAAACCTAGAGATCGTTTCTTAGTTCTTGCAAGAACAGAAAAACTAGAAGATTTTGATACATTATAG
- a CDS encoding TrkH family potassium uptake protein, whose amino-acid sequence MQEIESKKQKEVHHINATKKIAFSFLGVIFVGSMLLSLDISNQLTVLPYLDNLFIATSATCVTGLVTTVVTDQYSLFGQIVILIMIQIGGLGFLTFLSLTMLKMRKRLSLQSRIVLQEALNQPGMNEIENLVKKVVKYTFLVESIGMIGLCTVFVPEYGFVKGLYYALFHSISAFCNAGFDLLGSNSLVGYQTNIIVNITITSLIILGGLGFVVWFDVLKTYKKEQKRNAGFHISHLWKKLAVHTKLVLIITIVLIASGTLLFLGCEFGNDASIGSLSLLEKLQVSYFQSVTLRTAGFATVDIAQLYNHTKLWMCLFMFIGGSPAGTAGGIKTVTFAIVCLMIYNIYHGRKEVTLFQRRIKKRLIIRAFAICTIGLLFAYLGLFVLTMTEPNLHVVDLIFEAFSAFATVGLSAGVTPLLSSAGKVVIIVLMYIGRIGPVTLLLTFAKKENMRQGKVEIRYLDEDVLLG is encoded by the coding sequence ATGCAAGAAATAGAATCAAAAAAACAAAAAGAAGTGCATCATATTAATGCCACAAAGAAAATAGCTTTTAGCTTTTTAGGGGTTATCTTTGTTGGATCGATGTTACTTTCTTTAGATATATCCAATCAATTAACAGTATTGCCATATTTAGATAACTTATTTATTGCTACGTCAGCAACATGTGTAACAGGGCTTGTTACTACGGTTGTAACGGATCAATATAGTTTATTTGGTCAAATTGTTATTTTGATAATGATTCAAATAGGAGGATTAGGTTTTTTAACATTTTTATCTTTAACAATGTTAAAAATGCGTAAACGTTTGTCATTACAAAGTAGAATTGTTTTACAAGAAGCATTGAATCAACCAGGAATGAATGAAATTGAAAATTTGGTAAAGAAAGTAGTTAAATATACTTTTTTAGTGGAATCCATTGGTATGATAGGGTTATGTACTGTTTTTGTACCTGAATATGGTTTTGTAAAAGGATTATATTATGCTTTGTTTCATTCTATATCTGCTTTTTGTAATGCTGGATTTGATTTATTAGGAAGTAATTCATTAGTTGGATATCAAACAAACATAATTGTTAATATAACGATAACTTCACTTATTATTTTAGGTGGTTTAGGATTTGTAGTGTGGTTTGATGTGTTAAAGACATATAAAAAAGAACAGAAAAGAAATGCAGGGTTTCATATCTCTCATTTGTGGAAAAAGTTAGCAGTACATACAAAATTAGTTTTAATTATAACTATTGTTTTAATTGCTTCAGGGACTCTTTTGTTTTTAGGATGTGAGTTTGGTAACGATGCATCAATTGGAAGCTTATCATTGTTAGAAAAGTTACAAGTATCTTACTTCCAGTCAGTTACTTTACGTACTGCTGGCTTTGCAACAGTAGATATTGCTCAATTATATAATCATACTAAATTATGGATGTGCTTGTTTATGTTTATTGGAGGTTCCCCAGCAGGTACTGCTGGAGGTATTAAAACGGTGACATTTGCAATTGTTTGTCTAATGATTTATAATATTTATCACGGACGTAAAGAAGTAACTTTATTCCAACGTCGTATTAAAAAACGTTTAATAATACGTGCCTTTGCAATCTGTACGATTGGTTTGTTATTTGCTTATTTAGGCTTATTTGTATTAACAATGACAGAACCAAACTTACATGTTGTAGACCTTATTTTTGAAGCTTTCTCAGCTTTTGCAACAGTAGGTCTTAGTGCCGGGGTTACACCATTATTAAGTAGTGCGGGGAAAGTAGTTATTATTGTGTTGATGTATATTGGACGTATTGGACCAGTAACATTATTACTAACATTTGCAAAAAAAGAGAATATGCGTCAAGGAAAAGTAGAAATTAGATATCTAGATGAAGATGTATTACTAGGTTAG
- a CDS encoding manganese efflux pump MntP, translating into MSTLEMIFIAIALAMDAVSVTIATCAITREKPILYAFKLSLCFGVFQTIMPLFGSYIGDFRSDTIFQIGHWICFGLLMFIGLDMIVEAFKETKPMKNDAWITIFSLALATSIDAFALGVTFSLLDVALFQAVIIIGVITFGLCFFSAVIAYKIMQLYQKQAQIAGGIILIVLAIKIMLEHFS; encoded by the coding sequence TTGTCAACGTTAGAAATGATATTTATAGCCATTGCACTAGCAATGGATGCAGTTAGTGTTACGATTGCAACGTGTGCGATTACAAGAGAAAAACCAATTCTTTATGCCTTTAAATTATCCTTATGTTTTGGTGTTTTCCAAACCATAATGCCACTTTTTGGTTCTTATATAGGAGATTTTCGTTCTGATACAATCTTTCAAATAGGCCATTGGATTTGTTTTGGGTTATTAATGTTTATTGGGTTAGATATGATAGTAGAAGCATTTAAAGAAACAAAACCAATGAAAAATGATGCATGGATTACCATTTTTTCTTTAGCATTAGCAACAAGTATAGATGCTTTTGCACTAGGAGTTACTTTTTCATTATTAGATGTAGCATTATTTCAAGCAGTCATCATAATAGGTGTTATTACATTTGGTTTATGCTTTTTTAGTGCTGTTATTGCTTATAAAATAATGCAATTATATCAAAAACAAGCACAAATAGCAGGAGGAATTATTTTAATTGTTTTAGCAATTAAAATAATGCTAGAACATTTTAGCTAG
- a CDS encoding NAD(P)/FAD-dependent oxidoreductase yields the protein MLEINNVKMPLKQTDARIKISQLLNVSKNKIKNVQIVKQAVDARRKNNIHFLCSYHFEIENEAMIIKKNPKVSLSIVEQYNYPFLQPTNQRIVVVGSGPAGLFCAYQLARSKQEVILIERGSKVEKRKEDIDLFFKEGILQTESNVQFGEGGAGTFSDGKLTTGVKDHRKQFILNTLVTHGAPKEILYRNKPHVGTDYLMDVVKNMRLFIEENGGKVIFDTKLEDIHVQNNKIESITMTTNGKQEKLSLDKLVLAIGHSARDTYRMLDANGIKMEQKPFAVGLRIEHLQSFINECQYGQEKDNPILPVADYKLAVQSLDKRGVYSFCMCPGGQVVNASSQAHHLVVNGMSNFKREQENANSAILVTVNREDFGSEDVLAGVEFQEKLEQKAYELGGSNYHVPVQRIEDYLNGSMEYDMEQVIPSVLPAYKYAKLEQLFSYEINQSLKQGLTFMDKKIPGFISQAVLSGVESRSSAPVRIYRDEKMCSNIQGIYPIGEGAGYAGGIMSSAIDGLKCSENLLQE from the coding sequence ATGTTAGAAATAAATAATGTAAAAATGCCTTTAAAACAAACAGATGCACGTATTAAAATATCCCAATTATTAAATGTATCTAAAAATAAAATTAAAAATGTTCAAATAGTAAAACAAGCAGTAGATGCTAGAAGAAAAAATAATATTCATTTCCTATGTTCTTATCATTTTGAAATAGAAAATGAAGCCATGATTATTAAAAAAAATCCAAAAGTATCCTTATCCATAGTAGAACAATATAACTATCCTTTCCTACAACCAACAAATCAAAGAATAGTAGTAGTAGGTAGTGGACCAGCAGGACTATTTTGTGCTTATCAATTAGCAAGATCTAAACAAGAAGTTATCTTAATAGAGCGTGGTTCAAAAGTAGAAAAAAGAAAAGAAGATATTGATTTATTTTTTAAAGAAGGTATTTTACAAACAGAAAGTAATGTTCAATTTGGAGAAGGAGGAGCAGGAACTTTTTCAGATGGAAAATTAACAACAGGTGTAAAAGATCATCGTAAACAATTTATATTAAATACGTTAGTAACACATGGTGCTCCTAAAGAAATCTTATATCGAAATAAACCACATGTAGGAACAGATTACTTAATGGATGTTGTTAAAAACATGCGTCTATTTATTGAAGAAAATGGTGGAAAAGTAATATTTGATACAAAGTTAGAAGACATTCATGTTCAAAATAATAAGATTGAATCTATTACAATGACTACAAATGGAAAACAAGAAAAACTATCCCTAGATAAATTAGTATTAGCAATAGGACATAGTGCTAGAGATACTTATCGTATGTTAGATGCAAATGGAATAAAAATGGAACAAAAACCTTTTGCTGTAGGATTACGTATTGAACATTTACAAAGTTTTATTAACGAATGTCAATATGGACAAGAAAAAGATAATCCAATATTACCAGTAGCTGATTATAAATTAGCAGTACAATCATTAGACAAACGAGGAGTATATAGTTTTTGTATGTGTCCTGGAGGACAAGTAGTGAATGCCTCTAGCCAAGCACATCATTTGGTAGTAAATGGAATGTCTAATTTTAAAAGAGAACAAGAAAATGCGAATAGTGCTATTTTAGTAACTGTAAATCGAGAAGACTTTGGTAGCGAGGATGTTTTGGCAGGTGTTGAGTTCCAAGAAAAATTAGAACAAAAAGCTTATGAATTAGGTGGTTCGAATTATCATGTTCCAGTACAAAGAATAGAAGACTATTTGAATGGAAGTATGGAATATGATATGGAACAAGTAATACCAAGTGTTTTACCTGCATATAAATATGCTAAGCTAGAACAATTATTTAGTTATGAAATAAACCAATCTTTGAAGCAAGGTTTGACTTTCATGGACAAAAAAATACCTGGCTTTATTAGTCAAGCAGTTCTTAGTGGTGTTGAATCTCGTTCATCAGCACCAGTCCGTATTTATCGTGATGAAAAGATGTGTTCCAACATTCAAGGCATTTATCCAATCGGTGAGGGTGCAGGATATGCAGGTGGAATTATGTCTAGTGCAATCGATGGTTTAAAATGCAGTGAAAATCTATTACAGGAGTGA
- a CDS encoding NAD(P)/FAD-dependent oxidoreductase, with product MKKVAIIGAGASGLACASSFQAKDIEILVFEQFDKSARKLLATGNGRCNISNTEMQMDFYNTNNPIISNIIMNFNVTEFFLKRKLLLKQEGTLLYPFSNQAKSVKDCLVNCLTHTKIISQQKVITIKHEKNGYSINTFSDRYFVDYVVLAIGSNAGIMANQDNYQLIQNLNIPLTNCHPSLVQFVTKKVYKQLKGVRVKGQVSLYDNNQLIASRIGEIQFTDYGLSGICVMQLSRYYHQCHQPQLHIDLLPQYPNDQELLEKYGLEGIFPEKLVAVLQKEKIALKKWVMDIVETKSAPFAQVIQGGIDLNQINEDLEIKQYPNMFAIGEVLDVDGDCGGYNLHFAFGSGQYVAKIIEERVKKC from the coding sequence ATGAAAAAAGTAGCTATTATTGGAGCAGGTGCTTCTGGGCTTGCATGTGCCAGTAGTTTTCAAGCAAAAGATATCGAGATTCTTGTTTTTGAACAATTTGATAAAAGTGCTAGAAAACTATTAGCTACTGGTAATGGTCGCTGTAATATTTCAAATACAGAGATGCAAATGGATTTTTATAATACTAATAATCCTATTATTTCTAATATTATTATGAATTTCAATGTTACTGAATTCTTTTTAAAAAGAAAATTATTATTAAAACAAGAAGGAACATTACTATATCCTTTTAGTAACCAAGCAAAATCAGTAAAAGATTGTTTAGTGAATTGTTTAACACATACAAAAATTATCTCCCAACAAAAAGTTATTACTATAAAACATGAAAAAAATGGTTATTCTATTAATACATTTAGTGATCGTTACTTTGTGGATTATGTTGTTCTAGCTATTGGTAGCAATGCGGGTATAATGGCAAATCAAGATAATTATCAATTAATTCAAAATCTAAACATTCCTTTAACAAATTGTCATCCTAGTTTAGTTCAGTTTGTCACTAAAAAAGTTTATAAACAATTAAAAGGTGTTCGTGTAAAAGGACAAGTATCCTTATATGATAATAATCAATTAATAGCATCTAGAATTGGTGAAATACAATTTACTGATTATGGGCTATCAGGTATTTGTGTAATGCAACTATCAAGATATTATCACCAATGTCATCAACCTCAATTGCATATTGATTTATTACCACAATATCCAAATGATCAAGAATTACTAGAAAAATATGGACTAGAAGGAATATTTCCTGAAAAATTAGTAGCAGTACTACAAAAAGAAAAGATAGCACTAAAAAAATGGGTAATGGATATTGTTGAAACAAAATCAGCACCATTTGCTCAAGTGATTCAAGGTGGAATTGATTTAAATCAAATAAATGAAGACCTAGAAATAAAACAATATCCTAATATGTTTGCAATTGGTGAAGTATTAGATGTAGATGGAGATTGTGGAGGATATAACCTTCATTTTGCTTTTGGTAGTGGTCAATATGTTGCTAAAATAATAGAAGAAAGAGTGAAAAAATGTTAG
- a CDS encoding YebC/PmpR family DNA-binding transcriptional regulator, whose protein sequence is MGRAHEVRKVAMAKTAAAKTKVYSRYGKEVYLSAKAGGSDPDSNLTLRRLIEKAKKDQVPGDVIKRAIEKANSGAAENFDELQFEGYGPSGSTIIVKCLTNNINRTISHVRPAFTKSKAKLGAEGSVSYAYDTVSILSFKGLDEEATLEALIMADVDAKEIEAHEDGSIELTGEPQDLYKMKEAIEEACPEAVFDVEEISTFPQEYVELAGEDMELFERLNRLLNECDDVDTIIHNVKNYQGE, encoded by the coding sequence ATGGGTAGAGCTCATGAGGTACGTAAAGTTGCAATGGCAAAAACTGCTGCTGCAAAAACGAAAGTATACTCACGTTATGGTAAGGAAGTATATTTAAGTGCAAAAGCTGGAGGAAGTGATCCAGATTCAAATCTTACATTACGTCGTTTAATTGAAAAAGCAAAAAAAGATCAAGTTCCTGGAGATGTTATAAAAAGAGCTATTGAAAAAGCAAATAGTGGTGCTGCAGAAAATTTTGATGAATTACAATTTGAAGGATACGGTCCAAGTGGTTCTACAATTATTGTAAAATGTTTAACTAATAATATTAACCGTACTATTTCACATGTACGTCCTGCATTCACTAAATCAAAAGCTAAATTAGGAGCAGAAGGATCTGTTTCTTATGCATATGATACTGTTAGTATTTTATCTTTTAAAGGTTTAGATGAAGAAGCTACGTTAGAAGCATTGATTATGGCTGATGTTGATGCGAAAGAAATTGAAGCACATGAAGATGGTTCTATTGAATTAACTGGTGAACCTCAAGATTTATACAAAATGAAGGAAGCTATTGAAGAAGCTTGTCCTGAAGCTGTATTTGATGTAGAAGAAATTTCTACTTTCCCACAAGAATATGTTGAATTAGCTGGGGAAGATATGGAACTGTTTGAACGTTTAAATCGTTTATTAAATGAATGTGATGATGTTGATACTATTATCCATAATGTAAAGAACTATCAAGGAGAATAA